The Methanofollis sp. UBA420 genome contains a region encoding:
- a CDS encoding ATP-binding protein — translation MVILGCACDGPRTSRQEKKKHGRLYPVYHEQDVGAETGETDFTAEDVPGTPESHISAAAMEVLRAAAAREKAPDDLLGLSDIDLLTSLGLVRSGHITRAGIILAGKERSICRHVPGYGWTHLRMIDDTDYSDRMDGRDAMLIAIDRVLDRIMADNPITTLKQGMFHFELRRYPEIVLREALMNAFYHADFRIGGPVLVRQYPHMLEIGNPGGFIGGVSPANILHHPPVARNPLLVEALIKLRLVNRSNLGVPRMYKAMLAEGKEPPIIDERGDAVTVTVKAGDYSLPVRMFVEEESEKGEGLTVDHLLLLTYLLHHSEIDTHTAAVLIQRSEREARDTLHEMETRRGYLDRGGTGRGTYWVLRSDLHRRLMVAGHPDRDRRTDWEAAKTRVLSVLRQRAEHGEAGLSNAEIRQITRLDRYQVVRLMQQLQEEDPHISLEGKGRGSRYAYR, via the coding sequence ATGGTAATATTGGGATGTGCCTGTGACGGACCCAGGACCTCCAGGCAGGAGAAAAAGAAACATGGCAGACTTTACCCTGTCTACCACGAACAAGACGTCGGTGCGGAAACCGGGGAGACCGATTTCACCGCCGAAGACGTCCCCGGAACTCCCGAGTCCCACATCTCGGCGGCGGCCATGGAGGTGCTCAGGGCGGCGGCAGCACGGGAAAAAGCCCCCGACGACCTCCTCGGCCTCTCTGACATCGACCTCCTCACCTCCCTCGGCCTTGTCAGGTCGGGTCACATCACCAGGGCCGGGATCATCCTCGCCGGCAAAGAGCGCTCGATATGCCGGCACGTTCCCGGTTATGGGTGGACGCACCTGCGCATGATCGACGACACCGACTACTCGGACCGCATGGACGGGCGGGACGCGATGCTGATAGCCATCGACCGGGTCCTCGACCGGATCATGGCCGACAACCCCATCACGACCCTGAAGCAGGGGATGTTCCACTTCGAGCTCCGCCGGTACCCCGAGATCGTCCTCCGCGAGGCGTTGATGAACGCCTTTTACCACGCCGACTTTCGGATCGGCGGCCCTGTCCTCGTCCGCCAGTATCCTCATATGCTGGAGATCGGAAACCCGGGCGGGTTCATCGGCGGGGTATCGCCGGCGAATATCCTCCACCACCCGCCTGTTGCCAGAAACCCCCTCCTCGTCGAGGCGCTCATCAAACTGCGCCTGGTGAATAGGAGCAACCTCGGCGTTCCCCGGATGTACAAGGCGATGCTGGCCGAGGGGAAGGAGCCGCCGATCATCGACGAGCGGGGGGACGCGGTGACGGTGACCGTGAAGGCGGGGGACTACTCCCTGCCGGTCCGGATGTTTGTCGAGGAGGAGAGTGAGAAGGGGGAGGGGCTGACGGTCGATCATCTCCTCCTCCTCACCTATCTCCTCCATCACTCCGAGATCGACACGCACACGGCTGCGGTCCTGATCCAGCGGTCAGAGCGGGAGGCGCGGGACACCCTGCACGAGATGGAGACGCGGAGAGGCTATCTGGACCGCGGCGGAACCGGGCGGGGCACCTACTGGGTCCTTCGCTCCGACCTCCACCGGCGGCTGATGGTGGCGGGCCACCCTGACCGTGACCGGCGGACCGACTGGGAGGCGGCGAAGACGCGGGTGCTGAGCGTGCTCAGGCAGCGGGCCGAGCACGGCGAGGCCGGTCTGTCGAATGCAGAGATCAGGCAGATCACCCGTCTGGACCGGTATCAGGTGGTGCGGCTGATGCAGCAACTCCAGGAGGAAGATCCGCATATCAGCCTTGAGGGGAAGGGACGGGGAAGCAGGTACGCGTATCGCTGA